Proteins found in one Holophagales bacterium genomic segment:
- a CDS encoding ACT domain-containing protein, producing MPGIAAPAGAGITAPQRAAATSETLGAVSPLRFTALPGSFAVLRLAPDAAVPAELLVPPFHSVTRTPAELSVVCPESAVPAGSRAETGWALLALAGPFPFEMVGVLSSVLAPLAAAGVSIFALSTFDTDYVLVKRERLAVAIDALTAAGHERVEAGT from the coding sequence ATGCCAGGAATCGCGGCGCCTGCCGGTGCGGGAATCACGGCGCCGCAGCGCGCCGCCGCAACCTCTGAGACACTCGGCGCCGTGAGCCCGCTGCGTTTCACCGCATTGCCCGGGAGCTTCGCCGTCCTCCGCCTCGCGCCGGACGCGGCCGTACCGGCCGAGCTCCTCGTTCCGCCCTTCCACTCGGTGACGCGGACCCCGGCGGAGCTCTCCGTCGTCTGCCCCGAAAGCGCCGTTCCGGCGGGGTCGAGGGCCGAAACCGGGTGGGCGCTCCTCGCACTCGCCGGACCTTTCCCGTTCGAGATGGTCGGGGTCCTCTCGTCGGTCCTCGCCCCTCTCGCGGCAGCGGGCGTCAGCATCTTCGCCCTGAGCACTTTCGACACGGACTACGTCCTCGTGAAGAGGGAGAGGCTCGCGGTCGCGATCGATGCGCTCACGGCCGCCGGGCACGAGCGCGTCGAGGCCGGGACGTAG
- the argH gene encoding argininosuccinate lyase — protein sequence MSGRRDLWGGRFAAGPAEVLRRFNDSWSFDRALLAEDVQGSIAWAEELGRCGVLTAPEARKIVKGLREVKGAWDAGEGRDADAEDVHSWVEAELGKRIGPLAGKLHTGRSRNDQVATDLKLWLRNAFDAFHAAVLELAGALAERGAAEAATPMPGYTHLKRAEPVTFGHWSLAYAEMLLRDADRIRAARRRANECPLGSGALSGTPLAVDRERLARSLGFDRATANSLDGVSDRDAAAEYLFAASLHFAHLSRMAEDLIFFTSDEAGFAELPDALATGSSRMPQKKNPDLLELVRGHAGRAIGELTGLLALLKGLPLAYDKDLQLDKEPLFRTRAVLEAALPALTALVRGLRLKPERMKAAAGDDRLLATELADALARRGVPFREAHEIVGRRFARAEETGKGLAELPPGDGITKSDLASVDLARALARRAAVGGTSPKRVGQAAKRAAARIAAASRAATPSANAARSRA from the coding sequence ATGAGCGGGCGCCGCGACCTCTGGGGCGGGCGGTTCGCCGCGGGACCGGCGGAGGTCCTTCGCCGGTTCAACGACTCGTGGTCGTTCGACCGCGCGCTCCTCGCCGAGGACGTCCAGGGCTCGATCGCCTGGGCCGAGGAGCTCGGGCGGTGCGGAGTCCTGACCGCCCCGGAGGCGCGGAAGATCGTGAAGGGCCTGCGCGAGGTGAAAGGCGCCTGGGATGCGGGCGAGGGGCGGGACGCCGACGCCGAGGATGTCCACTCCTGGGTCGAGGCGGAGCTGGGCAAGCGGATCGGCCCGCTCGCGGGCAAGCTCCACACCGGCCGCTCGCGCAACGACCAGGTCGCGACCGACCTGAAGCTCTGGCTCCGGAACGCGTTCGACGCGTTTCACGCGGCGGTCCTCGAGCTCGCCGGCGCGCTCGCCGAGCGGGGCGCCGCCGAGGCCGCGACGCCGATGCCGGGGTACACGCACCTCAAGCGCGCCGAGCCGGTCACGTTCGGCCACTGGAGCCTCGCGTACGCCGAGATGCTCCTGCGCGACGCCGACCGCATCCGCGCGGCACGGCGCCGAGCGAACGAGTGCCCCCTCGGCTCGGGCGCCCTGTCGGGTACGCCCCTGGCCGTAGACCGGGAACGGCTCGCCAGGAGCCTCGGCTTCGACCGCGCCACGGCGAACTCCCTCGACGGCGTCTCCGACCGCGACGCGGCGGCCGAGTACCTCTTCGCCGCGTCGCTCCACTTCGCGCACCTCTCCCGGATGGCCGAGGACCTGATCTTCTTCACGTCGGACGAGGCGGGCTTCGCCGAGCTGCCGGACGCGCTGGCGACAGGCTCCTCGCGGATGCCCCAGAAGAAGAACCCCGACCTCCTCGAGCTCGTGCGCGGCCACGCGGGGCGCGCGATCGGAGAGCTGACCGGTCTTCTCGCGCTGCTCAAGGGGCTTCCTCTCGCCTACGACAAGGATCTCCAGCTCGACAAGGAGCCGCTCTTCCGGACTCGCGCCGTCCTGGAGGCGGCCCTGCCGGCGCTCACCGCGCTGGTGAGGGGCCTCCGGCTGAAGCCCGAACGGATGAAGGCCGCGGCCGGGGACGACCGGCTCCTGGCGACGGAGCTCGCCGACGCGCTCGCGCGCCGGGGCGTGCCGTTCCGGGAGGCTCACGAGATCGTCGGGCGCCGTTTCGCCCGCGCGGAGGAGACGGGAAAGGGGCTCGCCGAGCTTCCGCCGGGCGACGGAATCACGAAGTCCGATCTCGCCTCGGTCGATCTCGCCAGAGCCCTCGCGCGCCGCGCGGCCGTCGGGGGAACGTCCCCGAAGCGCGTGGGGCAGGCGGCGAAGAGGGCCGCAGCGCGGATCGCGGCCGCGAGCAGGGCCGCTACGCCTTCCGCCAACGCCGCGAGGAGCAGGGCATGA
- a CDS encoding argininosuccinate synthase: MSTPKVRKAALAYSGGLDTSIIIPWLKENYGCEVVAVAVDVGQAEETAGLKEKALATGACDFHLIDAREEFATEYLWRVLRAGAVYEHEYLLGTSTARPLIAKKQVEIALQTGCDALSHGCTGKGNDQVRFELAYQSLAPELTIIAPWREWSITSREEAIDYAAERNIPVPVTKKEPYSRDRNLWHISHEGGPLEDPAFEPEESMFKLTVDPRTAPDEPEYVKIGFDGGFPVEVNGKLLPAAELLTTLNEIAARHGVGRVDIVENRLVGIKSRGVYETPGGTLLVQALRALETLTLDRDAMHEKERLALRYAELVYYGQWFSPLREALEAFVEKVTETCTGHVRLRLFKGSAMVVGRTSEHSLYSANLASFNMTGYTSHDATGFIRLFGLPTRGRKRLVPPSDEAVKAGEKLRLEPWG; the protein is encoded by the coding sequence ATGAGCACGCCGAAGGTCCGCAAGGCCGCTCTCGCCTACTCGGGAGGCCTCGACACGTCGATCATCATTCCCTGGCTCAAGGAGAACTACGGCTGCGAGGTCGTGGCGGTGGCCGTCGACGTCGGCCAGGCCGAGGAGACCGCGGGCCTCAAGGAAAAGGCGCTGGCCACCGGCGCGTGCGACTTCCACCTGATCGACGCGCGGGAGGAGTTCGCGACGGAGTACCTCTGGCGCGTCCTGCGCGCCGGGGCCGTCTACGAGCACGAGTACCTCCTCGGCACGTCGACGGCGCGGCCCCTCATCGCCAAGAAGCAGGTCGAGATCGCCCTGCAGACCGGGTGCGACGCCCTCTCCCACGGCTGCACGGGGAAGGGGAACGACCAGGTCCGCTTCGAGCTCGCCTACCAGTCGCTGGCGCCGGAGCTGACGATCATCGCCCCGTGGCGCGAGTGGTCGATCACCTCGCGCGAGGAGGCGATCGACTACGCCGCCGAGCGGAACATCCCGGTGCCCGTGACGAAGAAGGAGCCCTACTCCCGAGACCGGAACCTCTGGCACATCTCGCACGAGGGGGGGCCGCTCGAGGACCCGGCGTTCGAGCCCGAGGAGTCGATGTTCAAGCTGACCGTCGACCCGCGGACGGCGCCCGACGAGCCCGAGTACGTGAAGATCGGCTTCGACGGGGGCTTCCCGGTCGAGGTGAACGGAAAGCTCCTCCCGGCGGCCGAGCTCCTGACGACGCTCAACGAGATCGCGGCCCGCCACGGCGTCGGCCGCGTCGACATCGTCGAGAACCGCCTCGTCGGCATCAAGTCCCGCGGCGTCTACGAGACGCCCGGCGGGACTCTCCTCGTCCAGGCGCTCCGCGCCCTCGAGACGCTCACCCTCGACCGCGACGCGATGCACGAGAAGGAACGCCTCGCCCTCCGCTACGCCGAGCTCGTCTACTACGGGCAGTGGTTCAGCCCGCTCCGCGAGGCGCTCGAAGCGTTCGTCGAGAAGGTGACGGAGACCTGCACGGGCCACGTCCGGCTGAGGCTCTTCAAGGGCTCGGCGATGGTCGTCGGCCGCACGTCGGAGCACTCGCTCTACTCGGCGAACCTCGCTTCGTTCAACATGACCGGCTACACCTCGCACGACGCCACCGGCTTCATCCGCCTCTTCGGCCTCCCGACGCGGGGCCGCAAGCGCCTCGTCCCGCCGTCGGACGAAGCGGTGAAGGCGGGTGAGAAGCTCCGGCTCGAGCCCTGGGGATGA
- a CDS encoding ATP-binding cassette domain-containing protein: MIAVSDLGKSFGAQTLFEGVSIQFNPGNRYGLVGANGSGKSTLLRILSGEEAASSGIVSIPKKLRLGVLKQDHFRYEEMPILDVAMMGNQEVWEAMAEKERLLHADSTFESDRYAQLEDIIMRYQGYSLEARAGEILEGLGIPTEVHRSPLSTLSGGFKLRVLLGQVLAADPGALLLDEPTNHLDIVSIRWLEKFLDAYKGLAIVISHDLRFLDNVCTHIADVDYETVTLYTGNYTAFEAAKEAERERKESEIQKREKQIAGHQAFIDRFRAKATKARQAQSKIKLIEKIVIDKLPESSRRHPRFRFRQRRPSGRTALEIDSVGKAYGDNVVLKDVSLRVDRGDRLAIIGPNGIGKSTLLKIAMDELKPDAGKVTWGYEASPGYFSQDHGELHGAGRQSVEAWLWEAAPGEPIGFVRGHLGHVLFTGDDADKPVRALSGGESARLVFARLSVVGPNVLVLDEPTNHLDIEAIEALVTALNEYDGTLIFVSHDRWFVSRLANRILEISPKGLNDFRGTYDEYLERCGDDHLDADAVLLNVRKARKSQETRKKEPEPKRQNRVKALEKKRDELTRLIESAETRVHDISERFLDPALFGKGAQAEARRLEEEQKQLKLRIESLMTEWEQVEREIEASGPGS; encoded by the coding sequence ATGATCGCCGTCTCGGACCTCGGAAAATCGTTCGGTGCCCAGACCCTCTTCGAGGGCGTCTCCATTCAGTTCAACCCCGGCAACCGCTACGGCCTCGTCGGAGCGAACGGCTCGGGGAAGTCGACTCTCCTGCGCATCCTGTCGGGCGAGGAAGCGGCCTCGTCGGGCATCGTGTCGATTCCGAAGAAGCTCAGGCTCGGCGTCCTGAAGCAGGACCACTTCCGCTACGAGGAGATGCCGATCCTCGACGTGGCGATGATGGGAAACCAGGAAGTCTGGGAGGCGATGGCCGAGAAGGAGCGCCTCCTGCACGCGGACTCCACGTTCGAGAGCGACCGCTACGCCCAGCTCGAGGACATCATCATGCGGTACCAGGGCTACTCGCTCGAGGCGCGGGCGGGAGAGATCCTGGAGGGCCTGGGAATCCCGACGGAGGTCCACCGGTCCCCTCTCTCGACCCTCTCGGGCGGGTTCAAGCTCCGCGTCCTCCTCGGGCAGGTCCTCGCGGCGGATCCGGGCGCGCTCCTCCTCGACGAGCCGACGAACCACCTCGACATCGTCTCGATCCGCTGGCTCGAGAAGTTCCTCGACGCCTACAAGGGCCTCGCGATCGTCATCTCGCACGACCTCCGCTTCCTCGACAACGTCTGCACCCACATCGCCGACGTCGACTACGAGACGGTGACGCTCTACACGGGGAACTACACCGCGTTCGAGGCCGCCAAGGAGGCGGAACGGGAGCGGAAGGAATCCGAGATCCAGAAGCGCGAGAAGCAGATCGCCGGGCACCAGGCCTTCATCGACCGCTTCCGGGCGAAGGCGACGAAGGCGCGGCAGGCGCAGAGCAAGATCAAGCTGATCGAGAAGATCGTCATCGACAAGCTGCCCGAGAGCTCCCGCCGGCACCCGCGATTCCGCTTCCGGCAGCGGCGGCCGAGCGGACGGACGGCCCTCGAGATCGACTCCGTCGGGAAGGCCTACGGCGACAACGTCGTCCTGAAGGACGTTTCTCTCAGGGTCGACCGTGGGGATCGCCTCGCGATCATCGGCCCGAACGGCATCGGCAAGTCGACGCTCCTGAAGATCGCGATGGACGAGCTCAAGCCGGACGCCGGGAAGGTCACGTGGGGCTACGAGGCCAGCCCCGGGTACTTCTCGCAGGACCACGGCGAGCTCCACGGCGCCGGCCGGCAGTCGGTCGAGGCCTGGCTCTGGGAGGCGGCCCCGGGCGAGCCCATCGGTTTCGTCCGGGGGCACCTGGGGCACGTTCTCTTCACGGGTGACGACGCGGACAAGCCTGTCCGGGCCCTGTCGGGGGGGGAGAGCGCCCGGCTCGTCTTCGCCCGCCTCTCCGTCGTCGGCCCCAACGTGCTGGTTCTCGACGAGCCGACGAACCACCTCGACATCGAGGCGATCGAAGCCCTCGTCACGGCGCTGAACGAGTACGACGGGACGCTGATTTTCGTCTCCCACGACCGCTGGTTCGTCTCCCGCCTCGCCAACCGGATCCTCGAGATCTCCCCGAAGGGGCTCAACGACTTCCGCGGGACCTACGACGAGTACCTCGAGCGCTGCGGAGACGATCACCTCGACGCGGACGCCGTCCTGCTCAACGTCCGCAAGGCCAGGAAGAGCCAGGAGACCCGGAAGAAGGAGCCCGAGCCGAAGCGGCAGAACCGGGTGAAGGCGCTCGAAAAGAAGCGCGACGAGCTGACCCGGCTGATCGAGTCGGCGGAGACGCGCGTCCACGACATCAGCGAGCGATTCCTCGACCCGGCCCTCTTCGGGAAGGGCGCCCAGGCGGAGGCCCGCAGGCTCGAAGAGGAGCAGAAGCAGCTGAAGCTCAGGATCGAGAGCCTGATGACCGAGTGGGAGCAGGTCGAGAGAGAGATCGAGGCTTCGGGTCCCGGCTCGTAG
- the argJ gene encoding bifunctional glutamate N-acetyltransferase/amino-acid acetyltransferase ArgJ: MKLPDGFLGAAVQAGLRKKPGLDVALLVAPDGANAAAVFTKNLFQAAPVTLSRAALKKSRGRVKAVVVNAGCANAVTGAAGTEAAKRVQERAAQLAGCAREEVFVASTGVIGVVLPDEKVRVFLPDAFARLSAGGLEAVSRAILTTDAAPKVAQATFAWQGRRARVVGVAKGAGMIHPNMATMLAFVTTDAPATPALLAAALKEAVDGTFNAISVDGDTSTNDTVLLLSSGKAGGLEMKTMGDAAAFRAALVKVCGDLAWRIVRDGEGAKRVMEITIEGAATVREARLAAHAVATSPLVKTALYGGDPNWGRILAAIGRSGARVSTRNVSLKAGRVVLVKDGAPTAYSEAAAAKEFARERVPLVAHLGVGSARARLFAADLGHEYVSENADYRS, translated from the coding sequence ATGAAGCTTCCCGATGGCTTCCTCGGCGCGGCCGTGCAGGCCGGCCTACGCAAGAAGCCGGGGCTCGACGTGGCGCTGCTCGTCGCACCCGACGGAGCCAATGCCGCGGCGGTCTTCACGAAGAACCTCTTCCAGGCGGCCCCGGTCACCCTCTCCCGCGCGGCGCTGAAGAAGAGCCGCGGCCGCGTGAAAGCCGTCGTCGTCAATGCGGGCTGCGCCAACGCCGTCACCGGGGCCGCCGGGACCGAAGCCGCGAAGCGGGTTCAGGAGAGAGCCGCCCAGCTCGCCGGCTGCGCCCGTGAAGAGGTCTTCGTCGCCTCGACGGGTGTCATCGGTGTCGTCCTCCCCGACGAGAAGGTCCGGGTTTTCCTCCCCGATGCGTTCGCCAGGCTCTCCGCCGGCGGCCTCGAAGCGGTCTCGCGGGCGATCCTGACGACCGACGCCGCGCCGAAGGTCGCGCAGGCGACCTTCGCCTGGCAGGGACGGCGCGCGCGCGTCGTGGGCGTCGCCAAGGGCGCCGGGATGATCCACCCGAACATGGCGACGATGCTCGCGTTCGTCACGACGGACGCTCCCGCCACGCCTGCCCTCCTCGCCGCCGCCCTGAAGGAAGCGGTCGACGGGACCTTCAACGCGATATCGGTCGACGGCGACACGTCGACGAACGACACCGTCCTCCTCCTCTCGTCGGGGAAGGCCGGCGGTCTGGAGATGAAGACGATGGGCGATGCCGCGGCCTTCCGCGCCGCCCTCGTGAAGGTCTGCGGCGACCTCGCCTGGAGGATCGTGAGGGACGGCGAAGGCGCGAAGAGGGTCATGGAGATCACGATCGAGGGGGCGGCGACGGTACGGGAGGCCAGACTCGCTGCGCACGCCGTGGCGACGTCGCCGCTCGTGAAGACGGCGCTCTACGGCGGCGACCCGAACTGGGGCCGGATCCTCGCGGCCATCGGCAGGAGCGGGGCCCGGGTCTCGACGCGGAACGTGTCTCTGAAAGCGGGCCGCGTCGTCCTCGTGAAGGACGGCGCCCCGACGGCCTACAGCGAGGCTGCGGCGGCGAAGGAGTTCGCGCGGGAGCGCGTCCCCCTCGTCGCTCACCTCGGGGTCGGGAGCGCGAGGGCGCGTCTCTTCGCCGCAGACCTCGGGCACGAGTACGTGTCGGAGAACGCCGACTACCGGAGCTGA